A genomic window from Salvia hispanica cultivar TCC Black 2014 chromosome 5, UniMelb_Shisp_WGS_1.0, whole genome shotgun sequence includes:
- the LOC125188619 gene encoding 4-hydroxy-tetrahydrodipicolinate reductase 2, chloroplastic-like: MAFVVTPSFNASYTTRREDIHLLNPCFELKIEKPFGNRLSCRPPIPRKPLVAMASNSVQSVALVSTLDPRNVGTSIMVNGCTGKVGRAVLEAAIAAGLNPVPVALGGPDDVGKILDFNGKQIEIHGPSDRESVLSSAFKEYPDLIVVDYTVPSAVNDNAALYCKVGVPFVMGTTGGDRELLYKTVDDSKVYAVISPQMGKQVVAFLAAMEIMSEQFPGAFSGYDLEVMESHQASKLDVSGTAKAVISCFKKLGAEFEEEQVKLIRDPRLQVEMVGVPEEYLSGHAFHMYHLTSPDGTVSFEFQHNVCGRSIYAEGTVDAILFLAKKVRSNADKRIYDMIDVLREGNMR; encoded by the exons ATGGCATTTGTAGTGACGCCCTCGTTCAACGCCAGCTACACAACTCGGCGAGAAGACATTCATCTGCTAAATCCGTGCTTTgagttgaaaattgaaaaacctTTTGGTAATAGATTAAGCTGTAGACCTCCTATTCCGCGGAAACCTCTCGTCGCGATGGCCAGCAACTCAGTGCAATCTGTCGCGCTGGTGTCTACGCTTGACCCGAGGAATGTTGGAACATCGATAATG GTGAATGGCTGTACAGGGAAAGTGGGGAGGGCTGTGCTTGAAGCCGCCATAGCTGCTGGGCTTAACCCGGTTCCTGTAGCGTTAGGTGGTCCGGATGATGTTGGGAAAATCTTGGATTTCAATGGAAAGCAGATTGAAATTCACGGTCCATCTGACAGAGAATCTGTATTGTCTTCGGCATTTAAGGAATACCCGGACTTGATTGTAGTCGACTACACAGTACCATCTGCTGTGAATG ATAATGCAGCCCTTTATTGCAAAGTCGGGGTACCCTTTGTAATGGGAACTACTGGAGGAGACAGGGAGCTTCTGTATAAGACTGTGGATGACTCAAAAGTTTATGCTGTGATATCTCCCCAAATGGGTAAACAG GTGGTAGCATTTCTTGCAGCCATGGAAATTATGTCAGAACAATTTCCTGGTGCCTTTTCTGGGTACGATCTAGAG GTAATGGAGTCTCATCAAGCTAGCAAGTTGGATGTTTCTGGAACTGCTAAGGCTGTCATCTCTTGTTTCAAAAAACTGGGAGCTGAATTTGAGGAAGAGCAG GTAAAACTAATAAGGGACCCTAGGTTACAAGTTGAGATGGTGGGTGTCCCTGAAGAATATTTGTCCGGTCATGCATTTCACATGTATCACCTAACATCACCTGATGGAAC TGTCTCCTTTGAGTTTCAACACAACGTATGTGGTAGATCAATCTATGCAGAGGGTACTGTTGATGCTATTCTATTCCTCGCCAAAAAG GTGAGATCAAACGCTGACAAACGGATTTATGATATGATTGATGTTCTCCGCGAGGGTAATATGAGATAA
- the LOC125188620 gene encoding epoxide hydrolase A-like, which produces MDKIQHKLVQVNGLKIHEAEIGGESSPAVVFLHGFPEIWYSWRHQMIAVAEAGFRAIAPDYRGYGLSDPPPEPDNASYKDIVADLLSLLDALAIQKAFVISKDFGARVAYLFALIHPDRVCGVITMGIPYLPITPISFTEHLPEGFYIARWQKPGRAEADFGRFDNKTVVRNVYILFSRSEIPIAHENQEIMDIVDSSTPLPPWFSEEDLANYGSLYENSGFQTALKVPYRSMSETFDITNEKVEVPALFIMGEKDYVFKFPGMEDYIKSDQMKMFVPNVETVFVPEGSHFVQEQFPEQVNHFILNFLKKNI; this is translated from the exons ATGGATAAAATCCAGCACAAGTTGGTACAAGTCAACGGTCTAAAGATCCACGAGGCGGAGATCGGCGGCGAGTCATCTCCGGCGGTGGTGTTCCTGCACGGTTTCCCGGAAATATGGTACTCGTGGCGGCACCAGATGATCGCGGTGGCGGAGGCCGGGTTCAGAGCCATTGCTCCGGATTACAGAGGGTACGGGCTATCCGACCCGCCACCCGAACCCGACAATGCCTCCTACAAGGATATCGTGGCGGATCTTCTCTCGCTTCTTGACGCTCTCGCTATCCAAAAG GCCTTTGTGATAAGCAAGGATTTTGGAGCCAGAGTTGCTTACTTATTTGCACTCATTCACCCTGACAGAGTCTGTGGAGTCATTACCATGGGTATACCTTACCTGCCTATCACTCCCATCTCCTTTACTGAACATCTTCCCGAAGGTTTCTACATCGCGAGATGGCAG AAACCTGGGAGAGCCGAGGCTGATTTTGGCCGCTTTGATAACAAAACAGTGGTGCGCAATGTTTACATTCTCTTCTCGCGCAGTGAGATACCAATCGCGCATGAAAACCAGGAGATAATGGACATAGTCGATTCCTCCACTCCTTTACCACCTTGGTTCTCCGAAGAAGATCTTGCAAACTATGGCTCTCTCTATGAAAACTCTGGCTTCCAAACTGCTCTCAAAGTCCCATACAG gtcGATGTCTGAAACTTTCGATATCACAAATGAGAAAGTTGAGGTCCCGGCATTATTTATCATGGGTGAGAAGGATTATGTGTTCAAGTTCCCTGGCATGGAGGACTATATAAAGAGCGACCAAATGAAGATGTTTGTTCCGAATGTGGAGACGGTGTTTGTGCCAGAAGGGAGTCATTTTGTGCAAGAGCAGTTCCCTGAGCAAGTGAATCACTTTATCCTCAACTTTctcaagaaaaatatttga